One part of the Meiothermus sp. CFH 77666 genome encodes these proteins:
- the nrdI gene encoding class Ib ribonucleoside-diphosphate reductase assembly flavoprotein NrdI: MLIAYASKTGNTARFAARLALPLLRIESGLECLEEPAVLLTYTTGFGQVPPEVELFARANHPFIRGVAASGNRNWGRNFARAADRLTERYGWPVLLKFELAGLESDRRRFLDALEHLDPAVRI, from the coding sequence GTGCTCATAGCGTATGCCTCAAAAACCGGCAACACCGCCCGCTTTGCTGCGCGGCTGGCTTTGCCCTTGCTGCGCATCGAGAGTGGCCTCGAGTGCTTGGAGGAACCCGCGGTGCTGCTGACCTACACCACAGGGTTCGGCCAGGTGCCCCCGGAGGTGGAACTTTTTGCCCGGGCCAACCACCCTTTCATCCGGGGAGTGGCGGCCAGCGGCAACCGCAACTGGGGGCGCAATTTCGCCAGGGCCGCCGACCGACTGACCGAGCGCTATGGCTGGCCGGTGCTGCTCAAGTTTGAGCTGGCGGGCCTCGAGAGCGACCGCCGCCGCTTTCTGGACGCCTTGGAGCATTTGGATCCGGCGGTCCGGATCTAA